Proteins encoded in a region of the Phoenix dactylifera cultivar Barhee BC4 chromosome 3, palm_55x_up_171113_PBpolish2nd_filt_p, whole genome shotgun sequence genome:
- the LOC103697974 gene encoding probable AMP deaminase — protein MDAYAIHLAMAALVGASFVAVSAYYMHRKTLSQLLEFARTVERERAAAGDDDEDGGVEREGEAYRRSSLRRGHQQHSRRKGAGYYRRGGGSASLPDVILAAAEVDGEEEDEEEQQMWPAMNGPLSAAATAEGLPIPPGLPRLHTVPEGSKQSIHGSSIKKAGHIRPTSPRSPVASASAFESVEGSDEEDNLHSDSKLDNTYLNTNGDIGPEHKSIYQAMPNQIADNGDSKSLPAASMIRSHSVSGNMHGAQPDPVAADILRKEPEQETFVRLKITPSETPNADEAEVYKILQKCLELRESYLFREEVAPWEKEVITDPSTPKPNPSPFAYTPEQKTDHFFQMVDGVVHVYANKELTERLFPVADATTFFTDLHYILRVIAAGNIRTVCHHRLCLLEQKFNIHLMLNADREFLAQKSAPHRDFYNVRKVDTHVHHSACMNQKHLLRFIKSKLRKEPDEVVIFRDGTYMTLKEVFESLDLSGYDLSVDLLDVHADKSTFHRFDKFNLKYNPCGQSRLREIFLKQDNLIQGRFLAELTKQVFSDLAGSKYQMAEYRISIYGRKQSEWDQLASWIVNNELYSENVVWLIQIPRLYNVYKEIGIVTSFQNILDNIFLPLFEVTVDPESHPQLHVFLKQVVGLDLVDDESKPERRPTKHMPTPAQWTNIFNPAFSYYAYYCYANLYTLNKLRELKGMTTIKFRPHAGEAGDIDHLAATFLVAHNIAHGINLRKSPVLQHLYYLAQIGLAMSPLSNNSLFLDYHRNPFPQFFHRGLNISLSTDDPLQIHLTKEPLVEEYSIAASLWKLTACDLCEIARNSVLQSGFSHALKSHWIGRTYYKRGPDGNDIHKTNVPHIRVEFRDTIWREEMQLVYLGMADLPEELDK, from the exons ATGGACGCGTATGCCATTCATCTCGCCATGGCGGCGCTGGTGGGCGCCTCCTTCGTGGCCGTCTCGGCCTATTACATGCACCGGAAAACCCTAAGCCAGTTGCTGGAGTTCGCGCGGACGGTGGAGCGCGAAAGGGCCGCCGCCGGAGACGACGATGAGGACGGTGGAGtcgagagggagggggaggccTACCGGAGGTCGTCTTTGCGGCGGGGCCACCAGCAGCACTCCCGCCGGAAGGGGGCGGGGTACTATCGCCGCGGCGGCGGGTCGGCGTCGCTGCCGGACGTGATACTGGCGGCGGCCGAGGTCgacggggaggaggaggatgaggaggaacAGCAGATGTGGCCGGCGATGAATGGGCCGTTGTCAGCGGCGGCGACCGCTGAAGGCCTGCCAATACCCCCCGGCCTGCCTAGGCTCCACACGGTCCCGGAAG GTAGTAAGCAATCCATTCATGGGAGTTCAATTAAAAAAGCCGGACATATCAGGCCAACTTCTCCCAGGTCTCCTGTTGCTAGTGCCAGTGCCTTTGAGAGTGTGGAGGGATCGGATGAAGAAGATAATCTGCACAGTGACTCTAAACTTGACAATACCTACTTGAACACAAATGGCGACATT GGACCGGAGCATAAAAGCATATATCAAGCTATGCCTAATCAAATCGCTGACAATGGAGATTCAAAGTCATTACCTGCAGCTAGCATGATTCGATCTCATAGTGTATCTGGTAATATGCATGGTGCCCAGCCTGATCCAGTAGCGGCAGATATTCTTAGAAAAGAGCCTGAACAAGAAACGTTTGTCAGACTGAAAATTACACCCAGTG AGACACCGAATGCGGATGAAGCCGAGGTCTACAAAATTCTTCAGAAATGTCTTGAGTTGCGAGAAAGTTATTTATTCCGAGAAGAGGTTGCTCCTTGGGAGAAGGAAGTTATAACTGACCCCAGTACACCAAAGCCTAATCCTAGCCCATTTGCCTATACACCTGAACAGAAAACAGAT CATTTCTTTCAAATGGTAGATGGGGTCGTTCATGTATATGCAAATAAGGAAT tAACAGAAAGACTTTTCCCTGTGGCTGATGCTACAACATTTTTTACGGATTTGCATTATATCCTCCGAGTAATTGCAGCTGGAAATATCAGAACTGTATGCCACCACAGATTATGTCTTCTAGAGCAA AAATTTAATATACACTTAATGCTCAATGCGGATAGAGAGTTTCTTGCTCAAAAAAGTGCACCACATCGTGATTTTTATAATGTCAGGAAGGTTGACACTCATGTTCATCACTCAGCATGCATGAACCAGAAACATCTGTTGAGATTTATAAAGTCGAAGTTGAGGAAGGAACCTGATGAG GTTGTAATCTTTAGGGATGGCACGTATATGACTTTGAAAGAGGTTTTTGAGAGTTTGGACTTGAGCGG GTACGACCTCAGTGTTGATCTGTTAGATGTCCATGCTGACAAGAGCACTTTTCATCGCTTTGACAAGTTCAATCTTAAGTACAATCCTTGTGGCCAGAGTAGGCTGAGGGAGATTTTTCTTAAGCAAGATAATCTCATCCAAG GCCGCTTCCTTGCTGAGCTAACAAAACAAGTCTTTAGTGATCTTGCTGGGAGTAAATATCAG ATGGCTGAGTATAGGATATCAATATATGGACGGAAACAAAGTGAGTGGGATCAACTCGCAAGTTGGATAGTGAATAATGAGTTGTACAGCGAAAATGTTGTCTGGTTGATTCAG ATTCCACGGCTATATAATGTCTACAAGGAAATTGGTATAGTTACATCATTCCAGAACATTCTGGACAATATCTTCCTTCCCCTTTTTGAGGTCACTGTGGACCCGGAATCGCATCCTCAGTTGCACGTTTTCTTAAAACAG GTTGTGGGGTTGGATTTGGTGGATGATGAAAGTAAACCTGAAAGACGGCCAACAAAGCACATGCCTACACCAGCTCAATGGACCAATATCTTTAATCCTGCATTCTCTTATTATGCCTACTATTGTTATGCCAACCTATACACATTGAACAAG CTTCGTGAGTTAAAGGGCATGACAACTATCAAATTTCGTCCCCATGCTGGAGAG GCTGGTGATATTGACCACCTTGCTGCGACATTTCTTGTTGCTCATAATATTGCTCATGGAATCAACTTAAGGAAATCCCCTGTTCTTCAACATTTGTATTATCTTGCTCAG ATTGGTTTGGCAATGTCTCCTTTGAGCAACAACTCCTTGTTTCTTGATTACCATCGGAACCCTTTCCCGCAATTCTTCCATAGAGGCCTAAATATTTCTCTCTCAACAGACGATCCTTTGCAAATACACCTAACAAAAGAACCTTTGGTGGAGGAATACAGTATTGCAGCTTcg CTATGGAAGTTAACCGCATGTGATTTATGTGAAATTGCTAGAAATTCAGTTTTACAGTCGGGCTTCTCGCATGCTCTCAAG TCACATTGGATTGGTAGAACTTACTATAAGAGAGGTCCTGATGGGAATGATATTCATAAGACGAATGTTCCTCATATCCGAGTGGAGTTTCGTGACACG ATATGGAGAGAAGAGATGCAGCTAGTTTATTTGGGTATGGCAGATTTGCCTGAAGAATTGGACAAATGA